From the genome of Neodiprion pinetum isolate iyNeoPine1 chromosome 3, iyNeoPine1.2, whole genome shotgun sequence, one region includes:
- the LOC124214284 gene encoding luciferin sulfotransferase-like produces the protein MHLQIERFSDELEDMMKTMYNHPFRNGLIKVNGFTMPGTYEKSADAIENFQVRDDDVWACSFPKTGTTWTQEMVWCIANNLDYERGKVPLTERFPHLDLSTRADFSAIVKANPEIHIPREMVDSINYTANLPSPRFIKTHLPFNLLPRQLRTGEKRPKIIYIVRNVKDACISRYHFTRILEGLQGSFEDWCNLFLQDAVMYGPFWKHALGYWEKRVEKNLLFLKYEDMKQDLPSVIKKTATFLGKNLTTDQLSSLTEHLNFENMKSNPAVNNQNVIDVVRQYTQSGVDGKFMRNGEMNQWKSEMSPDIIERFDQWTRENLKGTGLYF, from the exons ACAATCATCCTTTTCGTAATGGTCTTATTAAAGTGAATGGCTTCACGATGCCAGGAACATATGAAAAGTCTGCGGACGCCATTGAGAACTTCCAAGTTCGCGACGACGATGTCTGGGCTTGCAGCTTCCCGAAGACCG GCACGACTTGGACGCAGGAAATGGTTTGGTGCATCGCGAATAATCTGGATTACGAACGAGGAAAGGTTCCTCTGACGGAAAGGTTTCCCCACTTGGA TCTTTCGACGCGTGCCGACTTCTCCGCCATAGTGAAAGCCAATCCTGAAATCCACATACCCAGAGAAATGGTTGACAGTATCAATTACACAGCCAATTTACCCAGTCCGCGATTCATCAAGACCCATCTACCGTTCAATCTTCTTCCGCGGCAGCTCCGAACCGGGGAGAAAAGgccaaaaattatttacatcgTTCGCAACGTTAAGGATGCTTGCATCTCTCGCTATCATTTCACTAGAATCTTGGAAGGTCTGCAAGGGAGCTTCGAGGACTGGTGTAATCTCTTTCTCCAAGATGCTG TGATGTACGGACCATTCTGGAAGCATGCGCTTGGTTACTGGGAGAAGAGAGTCGAAAAGAATCTGCTGTTCTTGAAATATGAGGACATGAAACAG GATTTACCGAGTGTAATAAAGAAGACTGCGACGTTCCTCGGGAAGAATTTGACTACCGATCAGTTGTCGTCCCTGACCGAGCACTTGAATTTCGAGAACATGAAATCAAATCCAGCGGTAAACAATCAAAATGTCATCGATGTAGTTAGACAATATACGCAATCGGGAGTCGATGGAAAATTCATGAGGAATGGTGAGATGAACCAATGGAAATCCGAGATGAGTCCGGATATCATCGAACGATTCGACCAGTGGACGCGAGAAAATTTGAAGGGAACTGGTCTGTACTTTTAA